Proteins encoded in a region of the Fundulus heteroclitus isolate FHET01 chromosome 2, MU-UCD_Fhet_4.1, whole genome shotgun sequence genome:
- the LOC105928425 gene encoding serine/threonine-protein kinase pim-3-like produces MGQRVSEPEHGTNSSFSDLRTSKYEFERKYKQLGLIGRGGFGSVYAGLRLADSLPVAIKYANSRRVQRELKAGCVPLEVVLMQRSGGGPESVGKFAAVTLLDWYCVDQKLVLVMERPQTSLDLAAYVHLRGGRLQEDEARVLMNQLVDASMEMHSKGTLPYAPPEWFRYEKYKPVPTTVWQLGVMLYCMLHKLSFDTRSFTHGCIKFSSDLSQACLEFLHLCLEVKSRKRATLEQLRAHAWLN; encoded by the exons ATGGGACAGAGAGTCTCTGAGCCAGAACATGGCACCAACAGCTCATTCAGCGACCTTCGCACAAGCAAAT ATGAATTTGAAAGAAAGTACAAGCAGCTTGGCTTGATTGGACGAGGGGGCTTCGGCTCTGTCTATGCTGGCCTGCGCCTGGCAGATTCTTTACCG GTGGCCATCAAGTATGCTAACAGTCGGAGAGTgcaaagggaattaaaa GCGGGCTGTGTCCCCCTGGAGGTGGTCCTCATGCAGAGGTCTGGAGGTGGGCCAGAATCAGTTGGGAAGTTTGCCGCCGTCACCCTTCTAGACTGGTACTGCGTGGATCAAAAGCTGGTCCTTGTTATGGAAAGACCACAGACCTCCTTGGATCTTGCAGCGTACGTCCATTTACGAGGAGGCCGTCTGCAGGAAGATGAGGCCagg GTTCTTATGAACCAGTTGGTGGACGCCTCCATGGAAATGCACAGCAAAG GTACTCTTCCTTATGCCCCCCCAGAGTGGTTCAGATATGAAAAATACAAGCCTGTTCCCACAACAGTTTGGCAGTTGGGGGTAATGCTTTACTGCATGCTGCACAAGCTTTCCTTTGACACCAGGAGTTTCACACATGGCTGCATTAAATTCAGCAGCGACCTCTCCCAAG CGTGCCTCGAGTTCCTCCATCTGTGTTTGGAGGTGAAGTCTAGGAAACGTGCCACCCTGGAGCAGCTCCGTGCTCATGCCTGGCTCAACTGA